Genomic window (Fibrobacter sp. UWH6):
TTCGCAAAAAAAATCGGAATCAGATACTTTGATGAAGATTCCTACAACGAAATGGTTGTAGAAAAATACAGGCTGAACCTCATCAAGGAAGAAGGTGCCATTTACGCCACCAGCGAAGAACAGCGCAAGACCACTGCAAAAAGTTTCCAGATTATCTATGACTTTTTCGAAAAGCGCGAAAATCAGAAACTCCTGTCGAGCCGCACGGGCAACAACCTTTACGACGCGATTCACAGTTTGGGAATTCACCAAGGTTTTTCAATTGCTTCTATCGACCGTATTCATGAAAGCTGCGGCAAGCGTTTTGAGCTGAACGACATAACTCGAATAAGCCATGTAACCCTCCGTCCGGTCATTCTGGAAGCGGACTGGTTCAAAAAGGATTGCGGTTCTTTCCTGGGATATTCCTCTGACGGCGAGCCCTTGGCATTTCTGTGTTACGGCCATGGAGTCTACAAAGTATGCAACCCGGCAACAGGTGAAATTTCTGCCGTAACGGAATCAAACGCTCAGCAAATCTTACCTAGTGCATTTGTTTTCTATAGACCGTTCCCCAACAAGAAAATTGGTTTAAGGGACTTGATATTGTTTGGATTGAAAGACATCCAGAAAAGAGACATTTTCACATTCGCATTACTCTCGCTCATATGCACATGCATCGGCATGTTCCTGCCGGCATTAAACCAGATTATCTTCGATAAGGTCATCCCCCTGCAGAACAAGAACGAACTCATTCAAATTTGTTTCGTCGTACTTGTTTTTGCCGTAGGCAGCGCCGCCTTCGCCCTGGTCAAAAATTTTGCCATGCTTCGTAGCATCAACACGATGAAAATCAGCATACAGAGTGCCGTTTTCGATCGACTGTTTTCTTTAAGCGAAAGTTTCATTCAAAAATTCCCTAGCGGAGAATTGACCATCAAGGCACTGCAACCAGTTAGAATTTTCAGTCTTCTTTCTAACGGTTTATTTAGAACGCTCCTTGGCGGAATTTTCTCGGTTTTCTTTTTCTGCCAGATGGTTTCTATATCTTCCTCGCTGGCCCTCATAGGAGTCGGATTGACAGTCCTTATCGCTGTCGTGGCGGTTATCATTTGCCATCGGCAGATTGATGTCGAGCGCATGATCATCAGAAGCGGAAATCAAGGTTCCAGCTGGATGATCCAGGCTATCAACGGCATTTCAAACATCAGGATCGCAAACGCCGGCAACCGCTTCATTCTTGAATATCTGAAGTTCTATGCAGAACAGAAGAAAATGGAACAGAAACAGGAATGGACGCAAAATAAGTTCAACATATTTATTAACGCGCTCCAAATCTTTGAAAGCATCTGCTTTTTCTATCTGGCCAGCCACACAGAAACGTTGTCCACCGGTCAGTTCCTGGCATTCGTTTCTGCATTCGGATTGTTCTCCAACGCCATCATCCTCTGCCTTGTAGAGGCATTCTCTGCCGTAACGGCAATCCCCATGTTTGACGAATGTAAAGTCATTCTAGATGAACTTCCCGAAACTTCTGACGATACCCTACTGCCAGGCAAAATCGCAGGCGACATTGATGTAAACAACGTCAGTTTTTCTTACCCGGGTGCCGAAACCCCGACACTAAAAAATATCAACCTCAACATAAGGGAAGGGGAATACATCGGCATCGTTGGCAGTTCCGGTAGCGGAAAATCTACCCTATTAAAATTACTGCTTGGATTCGAGAAGCCTACCCTTGGAAAAATTTATTACAGCAAGAACGACATCGACAAAATTGACAAGAAGGAACTTCGAAAATATTTTGGTGTGGTCTTGCAAGATGACAAGCTGATTTCAGGATCTATTTTTGAAAACATTACTGTAGCCCATCCAAAGACAACTCTAGATCGAGTTCAAGAAGTAATTAAAAATGTCGGCCTAGAAAAAGACATCCAGGAAATGCCCATGGGCATTCATACTGTTCTTTCGGGAAGCTGTTCTACGATCTCGGGTGGACAACAGCAAAGAATTCAAATTGCCAGAGCCATTGTCGGCAAACCCAAAGTTCTATTCTTTGACGAAGCGACATCAGCCCTGGACAACCAAACTCAGGCCATCGTCGGCGAGACCCTTTCAAAAATGAAATGCACCAAGATTGTCGTAGCCCATCGCCTAAGCACGGTCATTCACTGCGACAGAATCATCGTTGTAAACAAGGGTGAAATTGTTGAATCCGGATCCTACGAAGAGCTTATGGGCAAGAAAGGTTTCTTTTACGATTTATCATCTAGACAGAATTTATGATATTGAAAAATATTGCAAAAATGGTTCTTACGACAATGATCGCGGCGAACATTCTCGCCTGCAACAGCGAAGTAGAACACAAGGAAACAGCGGTCTTAAAACACACGGAAAGAGTTATGAAACTAGAAAACGTGGCTAACGTAAGAGAGCTGGGAGGAATCAAGACTTCCAACGGAAAGCAGGTAAAGTCAAACGTTCTTTTCCGGTCGGCCAACCTGGCTAAAGCCAGCGAAAATGACGTCAAGTTTTTGCAAGGTTTGAACCTCAAACTGATTTGCGATCTCCGCACGGAACAGGAACGCGAAAATAATCTGGACGTTGAAATTTCTGGCGCGCAGAATATATGGTTTAACGTACTGGGGGCGCTTCCCCAAAAAACATCAAGCGTCAAGCAAACCGAGGAAGGCGTTAAAATCGGGAAGGCTATGAACCCCAACACATTCAACGAAGAAGCGGCAGCACATCTCGCCGACTTCGTGCAAACGGGTGTCTTTGACAGCGTCATGGAAAACCTGTACGTAGGTCTAGTCGCCAAGGAGCACGCCCAGCAGGAATACTCAAGAATGTTCGATTCCATTCTCGCCACCCAGGGCGGCACCATTTTGTGGCACTGTTCCCAAGGCAAGGACCGCGCAGGACTGGCTTCAGTTTTCATTCTTTCGGCCCTTGGCGTAGACAGCACATCTATCATGGAAGATTTCGCAAAGTCCAACGAATCCTATCAAACCATGGTTGACGTCGCTCTCAAAGTCGCCCAGGATAAGGGACTTTCCAAGGAGCATCAAGGTGTTATCCAGGCAATGCTCGGCGTGAACCCCTCTTATATGAAACGCGCCCTGGATTATATCAACGCAAACTTCGGTTCCATGGAAGACTA
Coding sequences:
- a CDS encoding NHLP bacteriocin export ABC transporter permease/ATPase subunit → MEISLQSGKLYLTSEPTIFTVVEGSALIYIVPIEENAAGRRILLCELSAGEQFPSFCIDSELLGHWSFGISTLEHVKLEGNSASAEDISNANATFAKKIGIRYFDEDSYNEMVVEKYRLNLIKEEGAIYATSEEQRKTTAKSFQIIYDFFEKRENQKLLSSRTGNNLYDAIHSLGIHQGFSIASIDRIHESCGKRFELNDITRISHVTLRPVILEADWFKKDCGSFLGYSSDGEPLAFLCYGHGVYKVCNPATGEISAVTESNAQQILPSAFVFYRPFPNKKIGLRDLILFGLKDIQKRDIFTFALLSLICTCIGMFLPALNQIIFDKVIPLQNKNELIQICFVVLVFAVGSAAFALVKNFAMLRSINTMKISIQSAVFDRLFSLSESFIQKFPSGELTIKALQPVRIFSLLSNGLFRTLLGGIFSVFFFCQMVSISSSLALIGVGLTVLIAVVAVIICHRQIDVERMIIRSGNQGSSWMIQAINGISNIRIANAGNRFILEYLKFYAEQKKMEQKQEWTQNKFNIFINALQIFESICFFYLASHTETLSTGQFLAFVSAFGLFSNAIILCLVEAFSAVTAIPMFDECKVILDELPETSDDTLLPGKIAGDIDVNNVSFSYPGAETPTLKNINLNIREGEYIGIVGSSGSGKSTLLKLLLGFEKPTLGKIYYSKNDIDKIDKKELRKYFGVVLQDDKLISGSIFENITVAHPKTTLDRVQEVIKNVGLEKDIQEMPMGIHTVLSGSCSTISGGQQQRIQIARAIVGKPKVLFFDEATSALDNQTQAIVGETLSKMKCTKIVVAHRLSTVIHCDRIIVVNKGEIVESGSYEELMGKKGFFYDLSSRQNL
- a CDS encoding tyrosine-protein phosphatase, which codes for MKLENVANVRELGGIKTSNGKQVKSNVLFRSANLAKASENDVKFLQGLNLKLICDLRTEQERENNLDVEISGAQNIWFNVLGALPQKTSSVKQTEEGVKIGKAMNPNTFNEEAAAHLADFVQTGVFDSVMENLYVGLVAKEHAQQEYSRMFDSILATQGGTILWHCSQGKDRAGLASVFILSALGVDSTSIMEDFAKSNESYQTMVDVALKVAQDKGLSKEHQGVIQAMLGVNPSYMKRALDYINANFGSMEDYMEQKIGLTAEKRELLRSFYLE